A genomic stretch from Halorhodospira halophila SL1 includes:
- the mfd gene encoding transcription-repair coupling factor — MRANRSRTLRPGCLAGAGAVNDVLLGDLPLPQRPAERRDWSGLLGAAQPLAIAEAARQHDGPVIAVTGTPQQAAALQEAVGFFLGDDVPVLGFPDWETLPYDVFSPHQDIISERLLGLYRLPAMTRGVLVVPAATLMHRLPPRGWLEGRSLMLHPGDRLEIEPMRRRLEAAGYRCVPEVGEHGEFAVRGALLDLFPMGGETPYRIDLFDDEVESLRRFDPETQRTTDQVDAIELLPAREFPTDEGGITRFRQAFRAEFEGDPARSFLYRAVSEGRIPGGIEYYLPLFFEETATLFDYLPEGTLAIRLEGTDATADGFWQQVQDRYEQRTGDMDRPPLPPRRVFLDGDELRAGLNRRPQVVLHGEPGRGSDADVDALPELAARPQADRPLERLEQFHAGYPGRILFTAESAGRRQGLQERLTRSGIEARSVQGWRDFLDGDVPAAITVAPLETGARIDGIAIIPESALYGERARQSRRRRSSASTDPAAVIRDLSDLHEGAPVVHEDHGVGRYVGLQSLSVGDVTTEFLTLEYAGGDKLYVPVSALDRISRYTGADADEAPQHRLGSDQWDKARRHAAKRARDVAAELLDLYARRQARAGDACLFDDEAYEAFASAFPFEETPDQQAAIQAVLDDLRSDQPMDRVVCGDVGFGKTEVAMRAAFAGVQAGRQVAMLVPTTLLAQQHYQNFADRFADWPVRIESLSRFTGKKGNEKTLARIASGEADVVIGTHKLLGSEVQFKNLGLVIIDEEQRFGVRQKERLKRLRAEVDVLTLTATPIPRTLNMSMAGIRDLSVIATPPERRLAVKTFVQEWSDGLIREACQRELQRGGQVYFLYNDVKSIERTANQLRDLMPEARIGVAHGQMRERELEQVMLDFYHQRFDILVCTTIIESGIDIPTANTIIIHRADRFGLAQLHQLRGRVGRSHHRAYAYLLAPPPNAMTADALKRLEAISQLEDLGVGFALASHDLEIRGAGELLGDEQSGQIQEVGFTLYSQLLERAVKDLKAGRDPAPEAELDTGVEVDLRLSALLPADYLPDVHTRLVQYKRISSARSDAELEELQIEMIDRFGLLPDAARNLFRTASLKLRAEALGIRKVEAGPSGGTIHFGPQPQIDPGRLVQMVQQEPGKYRLDNQQRLHLSDDLSDETARFEAMERLLERLHASEEVAG; from the coding sequence ATGCGCGCGAACCGATCCCGGACCCTGAGACCTGGCTGTTTGGCTGGAGCCGGAGCGGTTAACGACGTGTTGCTCGGCGACCTGCCCCTCCCCCAACGTCCCGCCGAGCGGCGGGACTGGTCCGGGCTGCTCGGCGCTGCCCAGCCGCTGGCCATCGCCGAGGCCGCCCGGCAGCACGACGGCCCAGTCATCGCCGTTACCGGGACGCCGCAGCAGGCCGCCGCCTTGCAGGAGGCGGTCGGCTTCTTCCTCGGCGATGACGTGCCGGTGCTCGGTTTCCCGGACTGGGAAACCCTGCCCTACGATGTCTTCTCCCCGCATCAGGACATCATCTCGGAGCGCCTGCTCGGGCTCTACCGCCTGCCGGCGATGACCCGGGGCGTGCTGGTGGTCCCGGCGGCCACGCTCATGCATCGCTTACCGCCGCGCGGCTGGTTAGAGGGCCGGTCGCTGATGCTGCATCCGGGCGACCGATTGGAGATCGAGCCCATGCGCCGCCGCCTGGAGGCCGCCGGCTATCGGTGCGTGCCGGAAGTAGGCGAGCATGGCGAATTCGCGGTGCGCGGCGCCCTGCTCGACCTCTTCCCCATGGGCGGCGAGACGCCGTATCGCATTGACCTGTTCGACGACGAGGTGGAGAGCCTGCGCCGCTTCGACCCGGAGACTCAGCGCACCACGGATCAGGTCGATGCCATCGAGCTGCTGCCGGCCCGAGAATTCCCGACGGACGAAGGCGGCATCACCCGTTTCCGCCAGGCATTCCGCGCCGAGTTCGAGGGCGATCCAGCGCGCAGCTTCCTCTATCGCGCCGTCAGCGAGGGCCGCATTCCCGGCGGGATCGAATACTACCTGCCGCTGTTCTTCGAAGAGACGGCCACGCTGTTCGACTACCTGCCCGAGGGCACCCTGGCCATCCGTCTCGAGGGCACCGACGCCACTGCAGACGGTTTCTGGCAGCAGGTCCAGGACCGTTACGAACAGCGCACCGGAGACATGGATCGCCCGCCCTTGCCTCCGCGACGCGTCTTCCTCGACGGGGACGAGCTGCGCGCCGGGCTCAACCGCCGCCCGCAGGTGGTCCTACACGGCGAGCCGGGGCGCGGGAGCGACGCCGACGTCGACGCACTCCCCGAGCTGGCAGCTCGCCCGCAGGCGGACCGACCGTTGGAGCGACTCGAACAGTTCCACGCCGGCTACCCGGGGCGGATTCTGTTCACCGCCGAGAGCGCCGGACGTCGGCAGGGGCTGCAGGAACGACTGACCCGGTCCGGGATCGAGGCCCGATCGGTTCAGGGTTGGCGCGACTTCCTCGACGGCGACGTGCCGGCGGCCATCACCGTCGCGCCGCTGGAGACAGGCGCGCGCATCGACGGCATCGCCATCATCCCGGAGAGCGCACTCTACGGCGAACGCGCTCGACAGAGCCGGCGACGCCGCTCGAGCGCCTCGACGGACCCGGCAGCGGTCATCCGCGACCTCTCCGATCTGCACGAGGGCGCCCCGGTCGTCCACGAGGACCACGGGGTGGGCCGCTATGTCGGCCTGCAGAGCCTCAGCGTGGGGGATGTCACCACCGAGTTCCTCACCCTGGAGTACGCCGGCGGTGACAAACTGTACGTGCCGGTCTCGGCTCTGGATCGCATCTCCCGCTACACCGGCGCCGACGCCGACGAGGCTCCTCAACACCGCCTGGGCAGTGATCAGTGGGACAAGGCGCGCCGCCATGCGGCCAAGCGCGCCCGCGATGTCGCCGCCGAATTGCTCGATCTTTACGCGCGGCGTCAGGCCCGGGCCGGCGATGCCTGCCTGTTCGATGACGAGGCCTACGAAGCCTTTGCGTCCGCCTTCCCCTTTGAGGAGACCCCGGACCAACAGGCCGCCATCCAGGCCGTCCTCGATGACCTGCGCTCCGACCAGCCCATGGACCGGGTGGTCTGCGGCGATGTCGGCTTCGGCAAGACTGAGGTCGCCATGCGCGCGGCCTTCGCCGGCGTTCAAGCGGGGCGACAGGTGGCCATGCTGGTGCCGACGACCCTGCTGGCCCAGCAGCACTATCAGAACTTCGCCGACCGCTTCGCTGACTGGCCGGTGCGGATCGAGTCGCTGTCGCGCTTTACCGGCAAGAAGGGCAACGAGAAGACGCTGGCACGGATTGCCAGCGGCGAGGCCGACGTGGTCATCGGCACCCACAAGCTGCTCGGCAGTGAGGTCCAGTTCAAGAACCTGGGCCTGGTCATCATCGATGAGGAGCAGCGGTTCGGGGTCCGGCAGAAGGAACGGCTTAAGCGACTGCGCGCCGAGGTCGATGTCCTGACCCTCACCGCCACGCCGATACCGCGCACCCTGAACATGTCCATGGCGGGGATCCGGGATCTGTCCGTCATCGCCACCCCCCCGGAACGCCGCCTGGCGGTGAAGACCTTCGTTCAAGAGTGGAGCGATGGTCTCATCCGTGAGGCGTGTCAGCGGGAGCTCCAGCGCGGCGGGCAGGTCTACTTCCTCTACAACGACGTGAAGTCCATCGAGCGGACTGCCAATCAGCTGCGGGACCTGATGCCGGAGGCACGCATTGGCGTCGCCCACGGCCAGATGCGCGAACGGGAGCTCGAGCAGGTGATGCTCGACTTCTACCACCAGCGCTTCGATATCCTGGTCTGCACGACAATCATCGAGTCGGGGATCGACATCCCCACGGCCAACACCATCATCATCCACCGGGCGGACCGATTCGGGCTGGCCCAGTTGCACCAGCTCCGCGGTCGCGTGGGGCGCTCCCACCATCGCGCCTATGCCTATCTACTCGCGCCGCCGCCGAACGCAATGACCGCCGACGCGCTTAAACGGCTGGAGGCCATCTCGCAGCTCGAGGATCTGGGCGTTGGATTTGCCCTCGCCTCCCACGACCTGGAGATCCGCGGCGCCGGCGAGCTGCTCGGTGATGAACAGAGCGGGCAGATCCAGGAGGTCGGGTTCACGCTCTACAGCCAGCTGCTGGAACGGGCAGTCAAAGACCTCAAGGCCGGGCGGGACCCCGCTCCGGAAGCCGAGCTCGACACCGGCGTGGAGGTCGATCTGCGCCTGTCCGCGCTGCTCCCGGCGGATTACCTGCCGGACGTACATACCCGCCTGGTTCAGTACAAACGGATCAGTAGCGCCCGCAGTGATGCCGAGCTCGAGGAGCTGCAGATCGAGATGATCGACCGCTTCGGGCTGCTGCCCGATGCGGCGCGCAACCTCTTCCGCACGGCCTCTCTCAAACTCCGGGCCGAGGCGCTGGGCATCCGCAAGGTCGAGGCGGGCCCCTCCGGCGGCACGATCCACTTCGGCCCGCAGCCGCAGATCGATCCCGGGCGCCTGGTGCAGATGGTCCAGCAGGAACCGGGCAAGTACCGCCTGGACAATCAGCAGCGGCTGCACCTCAGCGATGACCTGAGCGACGAGACGGCCCGATTCGAGGCGATGGAGCGGCTTCTGGAGAGACTCCACGCCAGCGAGGAGGTAGCGGGATGA
- a CDS encoding peptidoglycan binding protein CsiV, whose protein sequence is MSHPDPGKHRPRRTSPATAVLSAILLLWIGGEGGSAAVPAQASEAEEWYEVEVIVFRQWEQGGRHAERWPTRADLPHYPLWQIPAGCGDDHANRQELGIEDDPAAAEIDTDDLDAEEARLHCLPTERRRLTAHWGELTRSDAYQPLYHLAWLQPGFGRDRAVAVPVPYHWTPPTEAEASGQEFRDPRYQPAAFGLIRIYRERFLHAVVDLRLHWRAVGREIDSAEQIRAPLHRMSEHRRMRSGELHYLDHPALGVLMVIHPADRPPED, encoded by the coding sequence ATGAGCCACCCCGACCCCGGCAAGCACAGACCACGGCGGACCTCCCCTGCGACGGCGGTGCTCAGCGCGATCCTGCTGCTTTGGATCGGCGGCGAGGGTGGAAGCGCTGCGGTGCCGGCTCAGGCCTCCGAGGCCGAGGAGTGGTACGAGGTTGAGGTCATCGTCTTTCGACAGTGGGAACAGGGGGGGCGCCACGCCGAGCGGTGGCCGACGCGTGCCGACCTGCCGCATTATCCGCTCTGGCAGATCCCGGCTGGATGCGGGGACGACCACGCCAACCGCCAGGAACTGGGCATCGAAGACGACCCGGCAGCGGCGGAGATCGATACCGATGATCTGGACGCGGAAGAGGCCCGACTCCATTGCCTGCCCACGGAACGCCGGCGCCTGACCGCCCACTGGGGGGAGCTGACGCGCTCCGACGCCTACCAGCCCCTGTACCACCTGGCCTGGCTGCAGCCCGGTTTCGGTCGGGACCGCGCCGTAGCGGTGCCGGTGCCCTATCACTGGACCCCGCCCACCGAGGCCGAGGCCAGCGGACAGGAGTTCCGCGATCCGCGTTACCAGCCTGCGGCCTTCGGGTTGATCCGCATCTACCGCGAGCGGTTTCTGCATGCAGTGGTGGACCTCCGCCTGCACTGGCGGGCGGTAGGGCGCGAGATTGATTCCGCGGAGCAGATCCGGGCCCCCCTCCACCGCATGAGCGAACACCGCCGGATGCGCAGCGGCGAGCTGCACTATCTGGACCATCCGGCCCTCGGTGTCCTGATGGTTATCCACCCCGCCGACCGCCCTCCGGAGGACTGA